A region from the Oceanidesulfovibrio marinus genome encodes:
- a CDS encoding tripartite tricarboxylate transporter TctB family protein has translation MSRRLIEFMFGGVMMLLGVAFMIHTFDSAYKVMGIGAQVSPIFYPRILLTAWLLLSVGILIEAAFKKGKSSKDYSWKNALLMFLLIGLCVAAMEYIGFLLSTVAFFFASCLIFGYGRYSVLLPVGIIFPVALWLIFVEVLKIPLPTSMWSYWM, from the coding sequence ATGTCACGAAGGCTTATAGAATTCATGTTCGGGGGGGTCATGATGCTGCTCGGTGTCGCGTTCATGATCCACACGTTCGACTCTGCTTACAAGGTGATGGGGATAGGTGCGCAGGTCAGTCCCATTTTTTATCCTCGCATTCTTCTTACAGCATGGCTGCTGCTATCAGTCGGAATATTGATCGAAGCGGCCTTCAAGAAAGGGAAGTCCAGCAAGGACTACAGTTGGAAAAATGCCCTGCTGATGTTCCTGTTGATCGGCCTGTGCGTAGCTGCGATGGAGTATATCGGCTTTCTCTTGTCGACCGTCGCCTTCTTTTTCGCTTCGTGCCTCATCTTCGGTTACGGAAGGTACTCCGTCCTGCTCCCCGTGGGCATCATCTTCCCTGTTGCTCTCTGGCTCATCTTTGTGGAGGTGCTCAAGATTCCTCTGCCAACGTCGATGTGGTCTTACTGGATGTGA
- a CDS encoding tripartite tricarboxylate transporter permease encodes MDNVIHAFTLVASFETVLALVFGTLWGIVVGALPGLGSVLAITICLPFTYTMHQVPAIAMLLAIYGGSVYGGMISAILINTPGTPQSAATCFDGYPMSQRGEADKALGWSTIASIIGGLLSCIVLIFAAPQLAAFALQFGPIETFALILLGLTCIASISRGSMFKGLLAGVLGLFMAMVGADPITGDLRFTFGSFELSGGFSLIPVVVGIFALSEVFDRIAQKNVDTFKAIAVSGIKLPTWTEYRPRIWVTIKSFLIGTGVGILPGTGAATAAFLSYAEAKRSSPRRDNMGHGEPDGLVASEASNNAVTGGALIPTLALGIPGDAVTAVMLATLTIHGITPGVRLMHDNPDVVYASFLTLILANLCLLPFGYIVCKLFARILKVPEQLMLAMIVIFCLLGAYGVRSSFFDLWVALAMGMLGMALRYMNVSLAALVIGLVLGPQFEMSLRQGLVVTDGRFSGFFTGHPIAMVLFCVTILMVCWPLIRRFIGKGKPKPEMKSCAEALTVGAEEQS; translated from the coding sequence ATGGATAATGTCATTCACGCTTTCACGCTCGTAGCATCTTTCGAAACGGTTTTGGCCCTGGTCTTCGGCACGTTGTGGGGAATCGTCGTTGGCGCGCTGCCCGGATTGGGCTCGGTACTGGCCATTACCATCTGTCTCCCCTTCACCTATACAATGCATCAGGTCCCGGCCATCGCCATGTTGCTTGCGATTTATGGCGGCTCGGTCTACGGCGGCATGATTTCCGCTATCCTGATCAACACGCCAGGGACACCGCAATCAGCCGCCACGTGCTTTGACGGTTATCCCATGAGCCAAAGGGGGGAGGCGGACAAGGCCTTGGGATGGTCTACCATCGCCTCCATCATCGGTGGCCTGCTCTCGTGCATCGTCCTCATTTTCGCAGCGCCGCAACTTGCTGCGTTCGCGCTGCAGTTCGGTCCCATCGAGACCTTCGCGCTCATTTTGCTTGGGCTCACCTGCATCGCCAGCATCTCCCGAGGCAGTATGTTCAAGGGCTTGCTCGCCGGCGTACTGGGGCTGTTCATGGCCATGGTGGGCGCCGACCCGATCACAGGGGATTTACGCTTCACTTTCGGCAGCTTCGAGCTGTCCGGCGGTTTCAGCCTTATCCCTGTCGTTGTGGGAATCTTTGCGCTCTCCGAGGTCTTCGACCGAATTGCGCAGAAGAACGTAGACACCTTCAAGGCTATCGCCGTATCCGGCATCAAGCTGCCCACATGGACCGAGTATCGCCCTCGTATCTGGGTGACCATCAAATCGTTTCTCATTGGCACCGGCGTCGGCATTCTGCCAGGTACCGGCGCCGCCACAGCCGCGTTTCTGAGCTATGCTGAAGCGAAACGATCCTCGCCCAGGCGGGACAACATGGGGCACGGCGAGCCCGACGGCCTTGTCGCTTCAGAGGCCTCGAATAACGCGGTGACGGGCGGCGCTCTCATTCCCACACTGGCTCTGGGCATACCAGGCGACGCCGTGACGGCCGTCATGCTCGCCACCCTGACAATCCACGGCATCACCCCTGGCGTACGCCTCATGCATGACAACCCGGATGTGGTCTACGCCTCGTTCCTGACACTGATTCTAGCCAACCTGTGTTTGCTGCCCTTCGGATATATCGTATGCAAACTGTTCGCGCGGATACTTAAAGTGCCGGAGCAGCTCATGCTCGCGATGATCGTTATCTTCTGCCTGCTCGGAGCATACGGAGTTCGCAGCAGCTTCTTCGATTTGTGGGTGGCCTTGGCCATGGGCATGCTCGGCATGGCCCTGCGGTACATGAACGTCTCTCTGGCCGCCCTGGTCATTGGGCTGGTGCTCGGTCCCCAGTTCGAGATGAGCCTGAGGCAAGGCCTCGTGGTCACAGATGGACGTTTTTCCGGCTTTTTTACGGGACATCCCATCGCCATGGTTCTGTTCTGCGTGACCATTTTGATGGTCTGCTGGCCGTTGATTCGACGCTTCATAGGCAAAGGAAAGCCAAAACCCGAAATGAAGAGCTGCGCGGAAGCACTCACAGTGGGTGCGGAGGAGCAGTCGTAA
- a CDS encoding iron chelate uptake ABC transporter family permease subunit: protein MILDAVLGPLGETYFQKALLGGILVAVVSGVVGSLVVLRRMAFLGDALSHAMIAGVAGGYLGMKLLFGLEAYAPGMLLGSLIAAVITVFLIGFVARVSRVKEDASIGIMYTGVFAAGVVLVSVFRQHIHIDLMHFIMGDVLAVGDADLYVAAFTCGLVLTILLLFYRSFQILSFDPVMAAAIGVPVVLLDYVLTTCVSLVVVSAVSMVGVILVVGLLITPAATAYLLSDRLERMMVLAAVFGTSSVVGGLYLCILLDASGGGAIMLFCTLQFLVVLLVAPRYGLMARWRRQHGVPPQLIEDILALAARRDGVMELSEIRERVDRPRLVPRAIKTMQRQKMAELEDGKLVLTDPGKAKAIELLRAHRLWETYLEHVGTPAEELHERAEELEHKHDPTTISDLDDLLEHPEIDPHGEPIPPSPLVVAGSLVPASLLREGQGGTVERTGMPAMEAGVSPGEQVHMGARLLTEDGRTRWNLRTNDGKSHVLNHEQADAVIVCLEDVGGAGHPSPPALENPAA from the coding sequence ATGATTCTGGATGCAGTGCTGGGCCCCCTTGGGGAAACGTACTTTCAGAAAGCATTGCTCGGCGGCATCCTGGTGGCCGTGGTTTCGGGCGTTGTCGGCTCCCTGGTGGTGCTGCGGCGCATGGCCTTTCTGGGCGACGCGCTGTCCCACGCCATGATCGCCGGCGTGGCCGGCGGCTACCTGGGCATGAAGCTCCTTTTCGGCCTGGAGGCGTATGCCCCGGGCATGCTGCTCGGCTCGCTCATTGCCGCCGTGATCACCGTCTTTCTCATCGGCTTCGTGGCGCGTGTGAGCCGCGTCAAAGAGGACGCCTCCATCGGCATCATGTACACGGGCGTCTTTGCCGCGGGCGTCGTGCTTGTCTCAGTTTTTAGACAGCACATTCATATTGACCTGATGCACTTCATCATGGGCGACGTTCTGGCCGTGGGCGATGCCGACCTCTATGTGGCCGCATTCACCTGCGGGCTCGTGCTCACCATTCTCCTGTTGTTTTACCGCAGCTTCCAGATTCTCAGCTTCGATCCGGTCATGGCCGCGGCCATCGGCGTGCCTGTGGTGCTGCTCGATTATGTGCTCACCACTTGCGTCTCCCTCGTGGTGGTCAGCGCGGTGAGCATGGTGGGCGTCATCCTGGTGGTCGGGCTGCTCATTACGCCGGCCGCCACGGCCTATCTGCTTTCGGACAGGCTGGAGCGCATGATGGTCCTCGCCGCCGTGTTTGGCACCTCCAGCGTGGTCGGCGGCCTCTACCTCTGCATCCTGCTCGACGCCTCCGGCGGCGGCGCAATCATGCTGTTCTGCACGCTCCAGTTCCTCGTGGTCTTGCTTGTTGCGCCGCGGTACGGACTGATGGCGCGGTGGCGGCGTCAGCACGGGGTGCCGCCGCAGCTCATCGAGGACATTCTGGCCCTGGCCGCACGCCGGGACGGGGTCATGGAGCTTTCCGAGATACGCGAGCGCGTGGACAGGCCGCGGCTGGTGCCCCGCGCGATCAAGACCATGCAGCGCCAGAAGATGGCCGAGCTCGAAGACGGGAAACTGGTGCTGACCGACCCTGGCAAAGCCAAGGCCATCGAGCTGTTGCGCGCGCACCGGCTGTGGGAAACATACCTGGAGCATGTGGGCACGCCGGCCGAGGAACTGCACGAACGGGCGGAGGAGCTGGAGCACAAGCACGATCCCACAACCATTTCCGACCTCGACGATTTACTGGAGCATCCCGAGATCGATCCGCACGGCGAGCCCATACCGCCGAGCCCGCTTGTGGTCGCCGGGTCCCTCGTACCCGCGTCGCTGCTGCGCGAAGGGCAGGGGGGCACTGTGGAGCGCACGGGCATGCCGGCCATGGAGGCCGGCGTCAGCCCCGGAGAGCAGGTTCACATGGGCGCCCGTCTGCTGACCGAGGACGGACGCACGCGCTGGAATCTGCGCACCAATGACGGCAAGAGCCATGTGTTGAATCACGAGCAGGCCGACGCGGTCATTGTCTGCCTGGAGGACGTAGGCGGCGCAGGACACCCATCCCCGCCCGCCTTGGAGAACCCGGCGGCGTAA
- a CDS encoding metal ABC transporter ATP-binding protein translates to MAVRPMSAEGPAIEVDHLTVSYGTQTVLFDVTLTIERGLLVGVIGPNGGGKSTFIKSILGFVKRDVGAVSILGRQAEKAKGLVAYVPQRGAVDWDFPITVGQVAMMGRYGRIPWWRDPGPVDKRIVDEALEMVRMSDFRDRQIGQLSGGQQQRVFMARALAQGAEVLLLDEPFAGVDAATERAILDVLHTAREAGKTLVVVHHDLATAAEYFDRLALIKKRLYAYGPPEAVLQEDLMAQVYEGRLQVFTRMGESRKEDKEACGGHA, encoded by the coding sequence ATGGCGGTTAGACCCATGTCGGCCGAAGGACCGGCCATCGAAGTGGATCACCTGACGGTGAGCTATGGCACGCAGACCGTACTTTTCGACGTCACCCTGACCATTGAACGGGGCCTGCTCGTCGGTGTAATAGGCCCCAACGGCGGGGGCAAATCCACCTTTATCAAGTCTATTCTCGGCTTTGTGAAACGCGACGTGGGAGCCGTGTCTATTCTGGGCCGGCAGGCGGAAAAGGCCAAGGGCCTGGTGGCCTACGTGCCCCAGCGCGGGGCCGTGGACTGGGACTTCCCCATCACTGTGGGCCAGGTGGCCATGATGGGCCGCTACGGCAGAATCCCCTGGTGGCGGGACCCGGGGCCGGTGGACAAGCGCATCGTGGACGAGGCGCTGGAGATGGTGCGGATGTCCGACTTCCGCGACCGGCAGATCGGCCAGCTCTCCGGCGGGCAGCAGCAGCGCGTGTTCATGGCGCGCGCACTGGCTCAGGGGGCGGAGGTGCTGCTCCTCGACGAGCCCTTTGCCGGCGTGGACGCAGCCACGGAACGCGCCATCCTGGACGTGCTGCACACGGCCAGGGAAGCGGGCAAGACCCTGGTGGTCGTGCACCACGATCTGGCCACGGCGGCCGAGTACTTCGACCGTCTCGCGCTCATCAAGAAACGACTCTATGCGTACGGACCGCCGGAGGCCGTGCTCCAGGAAGATCTCATGGCTCAGGTATACGAAGGGCGGCTGCAGGTGTTCACACGCATGGGCGAGTCCAGGAAAGAAGACAAAGAAGCCTGCGGCGGGCATGCATGA
- a CDS encoding metal ABC transporter solute-binding protein, Zn/Mn family, translating to MNSRRLLSLLCFLWIAALIVAALPCRALAKTYVAVASTTQVADFARQVAGDDMVIHCILAPGADPHTYVPTPGDVALVTGADITVQNGLHLEGNNWMAKLAKDAGKPLVVCTEGMTPLSMEYEGRNVKDPHAWFDPANAAVYVKNIERAFSELDPAHADNYRARARLYLSELRVLDGWMRAQFSQIPPEERVLVTSHDAFNYFCRAFRFNPRNDYLSLAPVGWSTGSEVGGGMTPSSRLRVVNSLKESGARAVFVETSVNPKLLRQIAAEAGVAIGGLLYSDSMGEEDSAGETYLGMMRENTLTIVRALLVPAKDGQ from the coding sequence ATGAACTCCCGCCGACTACTCTCGCTCCTCTGTTTTCTCTGGATCGCAGCCCTCATTGTTGCGGCGTTGCCGTGCCGCGCTTTGGCCAAAACATATGTGGCGGTGGCCTCCACCACGCAGGTCGCCGACTTCGCCAGGCAGGTGGCCGGCGACGACATGGTGATCCACTGCATCCTGGCGCCAGGGGCCGACCCGCACACCTACGTGCCCACGCCGGGCGACGTAGCCCTGGTCACCGGCGCCGACATCACCGTGCAGAACGGCCTGCATCTGGAAGGCAACAACTGGATGGCCAAGCTGGCCAAGGACGCCGGCAAGCCCCTGGTGGTCTGCACCGAGGGCATGACCCCGCTCAGCATGGAGTACGAAGGCCGCAACGTAAAAGATCCGCACGCCTGGTTCGACCCGGCCAACGCGGCCGTCTACGTCAAGAACATCGAGCGCGCCTTCTCCGAGCTCGACCCGGCCCACGCCGACAACTACCGCGCCAGGGCCCGGCTCTATCTTTCCGAGCTGCGCGTGCTGGACGGCTGGATGCGCGCCCAGTTCTCGCAGATTCCGCCGGAGGAGCGTGTGCTGGTCACCAGCCACGACGCCTTCAACTACTTCTGCCGCGCCTTCCGCTTCAACCCTCGCAACGACTACCTGAGCCTCGCCCCGGTCGGCTGGTCCACAGGATCGGAGGTGGGCGGCGGCATGACGCCGTCCTCGCGGCTGCGGGTGGTGAACTCCCTGAAGGAGAGCGGAGCCCGCGCCGTGTTCGTGGAGACCAGCGTGAACCCCAAGCTGCTGCGGCAGATAGCCGCCGAGGCAGGGGTGGCCATAGGCGGCTTGCTGTACTCCGACTCCATGGGCGAGGAGGACTCGGCCGGCGAGACATATCTGGGCATGATGCGCGAGAACACGCTGACCATAGTTCGCGCGCTGTTGGTCCCGGCAAAGGACGGACAGTAG
- the qmoC gene encoding quinone-interacting membrane-bound oxidoreductase complex subunit QmoC: MPQPVRIEPDREFINELREAGGDTLKRCYQCATCSVVCPLAPEDNPYPRKEMIWAQWGLKDKILDDIDIWLCHNCGACSDYCPRGANPAELLAAARNITYKKLTKPAILGTWMSSPKHLPKLIAIPALLFLIIWAISTGLSIPEGEIVFGKVFPGDYTIDPVFSLAFFFVLFTFYRGVTKMWKGFKEKTPTTFFVGPYKKPNFFEAARDVALDEIVTHRKWKECGDVTQADEQKFKGHFLVFWAFIALFAVTTIVFLGHWGGKVMHFIAPMGHTPMHLLNPVKLLANAGAIALVVGLWFLTKRRLDKDREKDSSSYYDWYLLGVIWAVAITGILSELLRLADAASLAYPIYYVHLVAVFMLIAYLPWSKLGHLVYRTTALIFTRMTGRVPAPPVQKKTFEI, encoded by the coding sequence ATGCCTCAGCCGGTTCGCATCGAGCCAGACAGGGAGTTCATCAATGAACTCCGGGAAGCCGGAGGCGACACGCTCAAGCGGTGCTATCAGTGCGCCACCTGCAGTGTGGTCTGCCCCCTCGCTCCGGAGGACAATCCCTATCCTCGAAAGGAAATGATCTGGGCCCAATGGGGTCTCAAGGACAAGATTCTCGACGATATCGACATCTGGCTCTGCCACAACTGCGGCGCCTGCTCCGATTATTGTCCACGAGGCGCCAACCCCGCGGAGCTCCTGGCCGCGGCGCGGAACATCACCTACAAAAAGCTCACCAAGCCCGCCATTCTGGGCACCTGGATGAGCTCGCCGAAGCACCTGCCCAAGCTCATCGCTATCCCGGCGCTGCTGTTCCTCATCATCTGGGCGATCTCCACCGGGCTCTCCATTCCGGAAGGCGAGATCGTCTTCGGCAAGGTCTTCCCCGGCGACTACACCATCGACCCCGTGTTCAGCCTCGCGTTCTTCTTCGTGTTGTTCACGTTCTACCGCGGCGTCACCAAAATGTGGAAAGGGTTCAAGGAAAAGACGCCCACCACGTTCTTTGTCGGCCCCTATAAGAAGCCCAACTTCTTCGAGGCAGCCAGAGACGTGGCCCTCGACGAGATCGTCACCCACCGCAAATGGAAAGAGTGCGGCGACGTGACCCAGGCCGATGAGCAGAAGTTCAAAGGCCACTTCCTCGTGTTCTGGGCCTTCATTGCCCTGTTCGCGGTCACCACGATCGTTTTCCTGGGCCACTGGGGCGGCAAGGTCATGCATTTCATCGCGCCCATGGGTCACACGCCGATGCACCTGCTCAACCCGGTCAAGCTCCTGGCCAACGCCGGCGCCATCGCCCTTGTCGTGGGCCTGTGGTTCCTCACCAAGCGGCGGCTGGACAAGGATCGTGAGAAGGACTCCTCGTCCTACTACGACTGGTATCTCCTGGGCGTGATCTGGGCCGTCGCCATCACCGGCATCCTGAGCGAGCTTCTGCGCCTTGCCGATGCGGCGTCCCTGGCCTACCCCATCTACTATGTGCACCTCGTGGCGGTCTTCATGCTCATCGCCTACCTGCCATGGTCCAAGCTGGGCCACCTGGTCTACCGCACGACGGCGCTCATCTTCACCCGCATGACCGGACGCGTCCCGGCGCCTCCGGTGCAGAAGAAGACCTTCGAGATATAA
- a CDS encoding host-nuclease inhibitor Gam family protein — MFNNNYSAEQVERDLARKFSPVCDLPHGQAEPQSVAELAGVVEKLSGLLDTQALFRAEIDSLRGELSTLKEEKERIEARYRDEIARLESEVEALRAERAAMFEEIWERIDRSADAGAKRSARPGAGFMQRPLVVTNDKGEYLGVAGKHGHFSLQEFVRIVRGNAGDSQRQVAMRWTAAGKDGYVLTLTTKDPAGQGHEHAIELQETVTPSGNRVVRIAKLTIDGNPVPDPFLMVLFRKIRDGFDV, encoded by the coding sequence ATGTTCAACAACAACTATTCTGCGGAACAAGTGGAGCGTGACCTTGCACGTAAGTTCTCCCCCGTGTGCGACCTCCCCCACGGCCAGGCCGAGCCGCAGAGTGTTGCCGAGCTCGCCGGCGTGGTGGAGAAGCTCTCCGGACTCCTCGACACGCAGGCGCTTTTCCGCGCCGAGATAGACTCCCTGCGCGGCGAGCTATCCACTCTGAAGGAGGAGAAGGAGCGCATCGAGGCGCGCTACCGGGACGAGATTGCCCGGCTCGAGTCCGAGGTGGAGGCCCTGCGCGCGGAACGCGCCGCCATGTTCGAGGAGATCTGGGAGCGCATCGACCGCAGCGCCGATGCTGGCGCGAAACGTAGCGCCCGGCCCGGCGCCGGCTTCATGCAACGCCCCCTGGTGGTGACCAACGACAAGGGCGAGTACCTGGGCGTGGCCGGCAAGCACGGCCATTTCTCGCTGCAGGAGTTCGTCCGCATCGTGCGCGGCAACGCCGGCGACTCCCAACGGCAGGTGGCCATGCGCTGGACCGCCGCCGGGAAGGACGGCTACGTGCTCACGCTGACGACCAAGGACCCGGCAGGCCAAGGGCACGAGCACGCCATCGAGCTGCAGGAGACCGTTACGCCGAGTGGAAACCGGGTGGTGCGCATCGCCAAGCTGACTATCGACGGCAATCCTGTGCCCGACCCCTTCCTGATGGTGCTCTTCCGTAAAATTCGCGACGGCTTCGATGTGTAG
- a CDS encoding heavy metal translocating P-type ATPase, with translation MTCAACSSRIERVLGRLEGVDDVSVNLAAETMQIQYDPKQQSDNSITNAVEKLGFGAGLIQEGGGRQIVLDIGGMTCAACSSRLERVLGKMDGVAEAQVNLATETATVTPEQGANIDNLLPNIMEAVQRAGFSATKRETAGSSSEELWDRQRQEMAERLDTWRRRLYPAFAFALPLLLISMGEMLGLPLPSFLHPQEAPLTFALVQLALVLPVVWSGREFYTHGIPSLLRGGPNMDSLIAVGTGAAVVYSVWNVALIALNINPVMHAKDLYFESAAVLIALVSLGKYFETRSRARTSDAVRALMELSPDEATLVLENQPGTDDAEAGGAATKRIPADQVRPGNVLLVRPGERVPVDGVVVWGRSSLDESMLTGESMPVAKEEGDRVTGGTVNGHGAFRMRADRVGEDTTLSRIVQLVQEAQGTKAPIANLADRVSYYFVPAVMTIALIAGAAWLISGADFTFALRIFISVLVIACPCAMGLATPTSIMVATGRGAQLGVLFKSGPALEQAGRLDVLVMDKTGTLTRGEPVVTEVALLGNMQDDEVVALAAGVEAGSEHPLAAAVRRAAEDRSIQAPEAKTFEYRPGAGVVGDVSIDGGTRQVAVGTIALAEAVANEAGAPLDESQQESLRQQMSTLADTGATPLALMVDGKPEAVLGVADPPREETRDVLARLREMGVSVVMLTGDTQRTAAAMARKLGIPDHAPDEAAGSGGELGGYWAEVLPEDKAERVRRLMAQGRVVGMAGDGVNDAPALATADVGVAMGSGMDVAMEAGDVVLMGDSLWSVVDAIALSRATVRNIKENLGWAFGYNTLGIPVAAGVLFLFGGPTLSPMIAGGAMALSSVSVVSNALRLKWFRSGRNR, from the coding sequence ATGACCTGCGCGGCATGCTCCAGCAGAATCGAGCGTGTTCTCGGGAGGTTGGAAGGGGTCGATGATGTCTCGGTGAACCTCGCGGCCGAGACCATGCAGATCCAGTACGATCCAAAGCAGCAAAGCGATAATTCAATCACCAATGCTGTAGAGAAGCTGGGGTTTGGTGCGGGCCTTATACAGGAGGGCGGAGGACGGCAGATTGTGTTGGATATCGGCGGCATGACCTGTGCGGCGTGCTCCAGCCGGCTGGAACGCGTGCTCGGCAAAATGGACGGCGTGGCCGAGGCACAGGTGAACCTGGCCACGGAAACGGCCACCGTTACTCCGGAGCAGGGCGCAAATATCGACAACCTGTTGCCAAATATTATGGAAGCGGTGCAGCGCGCCGGATTTTCAGCCACCAAACGTGAGACCGCCGGTTCGAGCTCCGAAGAGCTGTGGGATCGTCAGCGCCAGGAGATGGCTGAACGGCTGGACACCTGGCGCCGCCGGCTCTATCCGGCCTTCGCCTTTGCGCTGCCGCTGCTGCTCATCTCCATGGGCGAGATGCTGGGCCTGCCGCTGCCGTCGTTCCTGCATCCGCAGGAGGCGCCGCTCACCTTTGCCCTGGTGCAGCTCGCTCTGGTGCTGCCCGTGGTCTGGTCCGGCCGGGAGTTTTACACCCACGGCATTCCCAGCCTGCTACGCGGCGGGCCGAACATGGACTCGCTCATCGCCGTGGGCACCGGCGCAGCCGTGGTCTACTCGGTGTGGAACGTGGCGCTCATCGCCCTGAACATCAACCCGGTGATGCACGCCAAGGATCTCTACTTCGAGTCCGCGGCCGTGCTTATCGCCCTGGTATCGCTGGGTAAGTACTTCGAGACACGTTCCCGCGCCAGAACCTCGGACGCCGTGCGCGCGCTCATGGAGCTCTCCCCGGACGAGGCGACTCTGGTGCTGGAGAACCAGCCCGGAACCGATGATGCGGAGGCAGGCGGCGCAGCCACCAAGCGCATACCCGCCGACCAGGTCCGGCCCGGCAATGTACTGCTGGTCCGGCCCGGAGAGCGCGTGCCCGTGGACGGCGTGGTGGTCTGGGGACGCTCCAGCCTGGACGAGTCCATGCTCACGGGCGAGTCCATGCCCGTGGCTAAGGAGGAGGGCGACCGCGTCACCGGCGGCACGGTGAACGGCCATGGCGCCTTCCGCATGCGTGCCGACCGCGTGGGCGAGGACACCACACTTTCCCGCATTGTCCAGCTCGTGCAGGAGGCGCAGGGCACCAAGGCGCCCATCGCCAACCTGGCGGACCGCGTCAGCTACTACTTCGTTCCCGCGGTCATGACCATCGCGCTCATTGCCGGCGCGGCGTGGCTCATCTCCGGCGCGGACTTCACCTTTGCCCTGCGTATCTTTATCTCCGTGCTGGTCATTGCCTGCCCGTGCGCCATGGGGCTGGCCACGCCTACCTCCATCATGGTGGCCACTGGCCGCGGGGCGCAGCTCGGCGTGCTGTTCAAGAGCGGTCCGGCACTGGAGCAGGCCGGCCGACTGGACGTGCTGGTAATGGACAAGACCGGCACGCTGACGCGCGGCGAGCCCGTGGTGACCGAGGTTGCGCTCCTGGGCAACATGCAGGATGACGAGGTCGTGGCCCTGGCCGCCGGCGTGGAGGCCGGGTCCGAGCACCCCCTGGCCGCCGCGGTGCGCCGCGCTGCCGAGGACCGCTCCATCCAGGCGCCGGAGGCCAAGACCTTCGAGTACCGGCCCGGCGCTGGCGTGGTGGGCGATGTTTCCATAGATGGCGGCACGCGCCAGGTGGCCGTGGGCACCATTGCCCTGGCCGAGGCCGTTGCGAACGAGGCCGGCGCTCCTCTGGACGAGTCGCAGCAAGAGAGCCTGCGGCAGCAGATGAGCACCCTGGCCGACACCGGCGCCACACCACTGGCCCTGATGGTGGACGGAAAGCCCGAGGCCGTGCTGGGCGTGGCCGATCCGCCGCGTGAAGAGACGCGGGATGTGCTTGCCCGGCTGCGTGAGATGGGTGTCTCTGTGGTTATGCTGACTGGCGATACCCAGCGCACAGCCGCAGCCATGGCCAGAAAGCTGGGCATCCCGGACCATGCGCCGGACGAGGCGGCCGGATCCGGCGGCGAGCTGGGCGGCTACTGGGCCGAGGTGCTGCCCGAGGACAAGGCCGAGCGCGTGCGCCGGCTGATGGCCCAGGGCAGGGTGGTCGGTATGGCCGGAGACGGCGTGAACGATGCGCCGGCCCTTGCCACGGCGGATGTGGGCGTGGCCATGGGCAGCGGCATGGATGTGGCCATGGAGGCCGGGGACGTGGTGCTGATGGGCGATTCCTTGTGGTCCGTGGTGGACGCCATCGCGCTGTCTCGCGCAACTGTCCGCAACATCAAGGAGAATCTCGGCTGGGCCTTTGGCTACAACACCCTGGGCATACCCGTGGCCGCCGGTGTGCTGTTCCTCTTTGGCGGGCCCACGCTCTCGCCAATGATTGCGGGTGGGGCCATGGCCCTCAGCTCCGTGAGCGTGGTGTCCAACGCCTTGCGTCTCAAGTGGTTCCGCTCGGGCCGCAACCGGTAA
- a CDS encoding chemotaxis protein CheX has product MPSLDAKPQQRRHTLDVSFINPFLNAVIEVLRTMAMTETEPGKPYIKQGDKAHGDVTGLIAVTGHSKGSFALTFPEPCARAIISAMLSGEELAPYGHDVRDGVGELTNMIAGLARRDLAHIGMKFHASVPEVLMGPDHVVEHLVKAPVLCIPFTCPHGEFVVEVCLDIS; this is encoded by the coding sequence ATGCCCAGCCTCGACGCCAAGCCACAACAAAGACGCCATACTCTCGACGTCTCATTCATCAACCCATTTCTCAATGCGGTTATCGAGGTGTTGCGGACAATGGCCATGACCGAGACCGAGCCGGGAAAACCGTATATCAAACAAGGCGACAAGGCGCACGGCGACGTCACTGGTCTCATCGCCGTCACCGGCCATTCCAAAGGCAGCTTCGCACTGACCTTTCCCGAGCCCTGCGCCCGGGCCATTATCTCGGCCATGCTCAGCGGCGAAGAGCTGGCTCCCTACGGCCATGACGTGCGCGACGGCGTGGGCGAGCTGACCAACATGATCGCCGGTCTGGCCCGGCGCGATCTTGCGCACATCGGCATGAAGTTCCACGCCTCGGTGCCGGAGGTGCTCATGGGGCCTGATCATGTGGTTGAGCACCTGGTCAAAGCGCCCGTGCTCTGTATTCCGTTCACCTGTCCGCATGGCGAGTTCGTGGTCGAGGTCTGTCTGGATATCTCGTAA